The Nitrospinota bacterium genome includes a region encoding these proteins:
- the rsmI gene encoding 16S rRNA (cytidine(1402)-2'-O)-methyltransferase — MRKEKNRGTIYIVSTPIGNLEDITLRALRILKEVDIIAVEDTRRTRKLLSHYEISKHLISYHDHNKIKQAEVILKRLEEGLDIALVSDAGTPGISDPSYHLINLALKHNFHIESIPGPSAVIAALSISGLPIDKFAFEGFLPRKKGKRQSRIEQLKNEERTIILYESPYRIHRLLDEILSIIGNRQIVIAREITKKFEEIIRGELKDIIEQMKDKKIKGEITLILMGSKK; from the coding sequence ATGAGAAAAGAAAAAAACAGAGGCACGATCTATATTGTAAGCACACCTATTGGTAATCTCGAAGATATAACCTTAAGAGCCTTAAGGATACTAAAGGAAGTCGACATTATTGCTGTTGAAGATACACGAAGAACAAGAAAGTTACTGAGCCATTATGAAATTAGCAAACACCTCATCAGTTACCATGATCATAATAAGATAAAACAGGCAGAGGTTATCTTAAAGAGGCTTGAAGAAGGCCTTGATATAGCTCTGGTTTCAGACGCAGGGACCCCTGGTATTTCAGACCCATCTTATCACCTTATCAATCTCGCCTTAAAGCATAACTTCCATATTGAATCAATACCAGGCCCTTCAGCTGTTATAGCCGCCTTGAGCATCTCAGGACTCCCGATTGACAAATTTGCTTTTGAAGGATTCTTACCGCGTAAAAAGGGAAAGAGACAATCAAGGATAGAACAATTAAAGAATGAAGAACGAACCATTATACTATATGAATCTCCCTATAGAATCCACCGCCTTTTAGATGAAATCCTCTCCATAATAGGTAATAGGCAGATAGTTATTGCCCGAGAGATTACAAAAAAATTTGAAGAAATCATAAGGGGCGAACTCAAAGATATAATCGAACAGATGAAAGATAAAAAGATAAAGGGTGAGATAACCCTCATTCTTATGGGTTCTAAAAAATAG
- a CDS encoding HEAT repeat domain-containing protein gives MISNLLEKTLRIYKDEQKAFLWMAGLLFVIRAAGILLENYAEAAFLKRYGVQYLPNIFLINSILLFFVLTYIGLLIDKYERASLLIKLFIILGISIVFLRLLIIFNLAIVYPVLYLISFQLKNVLDIVFWIMASSLFNTRQAKRVFPGIISGGILGIIIGSLLTSPLARVITMDNILFISGFSLFLGCFISLRVKKILAPIMQTHTTTIRKKTEDVSSIKKLGEILPLIKSSPLLRVFIILVMTPAILLPIFNYQWGVITNRAFDTEGGLIAFYGYFKGIYNILTFFILFFIGRLFSRFGIVKLLFIHPANYLLVFLALVFRFDLITAIYGRVSTNIFRATTNRPALNMLMQLFSPDIRGRVLAFLKGTALRAGGLLGSGILLVFKDVLLPEQFSYIAIVFSIILICACFSLKKRYSKILFKNLIETQIDLQKLEEIDYKRLIDEKTTKRLIEALNDPNDNVSILSAKILNRAGVNEDLTKIFLDAMPGKTPRVKRELLTLIASIGSNQYITGLLDMYKKEGAEVQPFIIRTIGKLDSKRNLEFLFKLTNSENLTVKKEAITAVYLSKDKTRCENCHQIVREMLTSKDDRQVKTAIDILRETKDRSFIPFLIENLDNELIELRISAIKAMGELKYREATDKLFHLLEDKNSQVRKTTVQALGKIWSEDESRGSSQ, from the coding sequence ATGATATCAAATCTTCTCGAAAAAACCCTGAGGATTTATAAGGATGAGCAGAAGGCATTTCTCTGGATGGCAGGGCTTTTATTTGTTATCAGGGCTGCTGGGATTTTATTAGAAAACTATGCAGAAGCCGCCTTCTTAAAGAGATATGGCGTTCAATATCTCCCCAATATATTCTTGATAAATTCTATACTCCTTTTCTTTGTCTTGACCTATATCGGCCTTTTGATTGATAAATATGAGAGGGCATCCCTTCTCATCAAGTTATTCATCATACTGGGAATATCTATTGTCTTCCTACGTTTACTCATCATATTTAATTTAGCCATCGTCTATCCTGTACTCTACCTCATCAGTTTCCAGCTCAAGAATGTTCTCGACATTGTGTTTTGGATAATGGCAAGCAGTCTTTTTAATACAAGACAGGCAAAAAGGGTATTCCCTGGAATTATTTCAGGCGGAATATTAGGAATTATTATAGGGAGCCTTTTAACCAGCCCCTTAGCCAGGGTCATCACTATGGACAATATCCTCTTTATATCCGGTTTCAGCTTGTTCCTTGGCTGCTTTATAAGCTTAAGGGTTAAAAAAATATTAGCCCCTATAATGCAGACCCATACAACAACTATAAGAAAGAAAACAGAAGACGTTTCATCCATAAAAAAATTAGGTGAAATACTCCCTTTAATCAAGAGTTCGCCACTCCTCAGAGTATTTATCATTCTTGTTATGACACCAGCAATCCTCTTGCCTATATTCAATTATCAGTGGGGGGTTATTACAAACAGGGCCTTTGATACAGAAGGAGGTTTAATTGCATTCTATGGATACTTTAAGGGAATATATAATATATTGACCTTCTTTATCCTGTTCTTCATAGGGAGACTCTTCTCTCGATTCGGGATTGTAAAGTTACTATTTATACATCCTGCAAACTATCTCCTTGTGTTTCTCGCCTTAGTATTCCGCTTTGACCTCATCACAGCTATCTATGGAAGGGTTTCTACAAATATCTTTAGAGCCACGACCAATCGGCCCGCCCTGAATATGTTGATGCAACTCTTTTCGCCTGATATAAGAGGGAGGGTATTAGCCTTTTTAAAGGGAACCGCACTGCGTGCTGGTGGACTGTTGGGTAGCGGCATATTATTGGTTTTTAAGGATGTTCTTCTTCCAGAGCAGTTCTCATATATTGCAATTGTGTTTTCTATAATCTTAATCTGTGCATGCTTTTCCTTAAAAAAGAGATATAGTAAAATACTCTTCAAGAATCTCATAGAGACGCAGATAGACCTACAAAAATTGGAAGAAATAGATTACAAAAGACTCATAGACGAAAAAACCACAAAGAGATTGATTGAAGCACTCAATGACCCTAATGATAATGTATCAATACTCAGTGCAAAGATCTTGAACAGAGCAGGAGTAAATGAAGATTTAACAAAAATCTTTCTTGATGCAATGCCAGGCAAAACCCCAAGGGTAAAAAGGGAGCTTCTCACACTCATTGCTTCTATCGGTTCAAATCAATATATCACAGGGCTTTTAGATATGTATAAAAAAGAGGGTGCTGAGGTTCAGCCCTTTATTATCAGAACCATTGGAAAGCTAGACTCCAAAAGAAATCTCGAGTTTTTGTTTAAACTTACAAACAGTGAAAATCTTACAGTAAAAAAAGAGGCAATCACAGCTGTATATCTAAGCAAAGATAAAACAAGATGTGAAAATTGCCATCAGATCGTAAGGGAGATGTTAACGAGCAAAGACGACCGCCAGGTAAAAACAGCCATAGATATATTGAGAGAGACTAAAGACAGAAGCTTTATCCCTTTTCTAAT
- a CDS encoding tRNA1(Val) (adenine(37)-N6)-methyltransferase translates to MKLLQKEKGYRSSLDPILLADFISAENGDRIIDLGTGNGIIAVLLALRYAKTTVIGIDIQNSLIELARKNVKLNNLQERVEIKNLDIRDVNKSLASESFDIVVGNPPYRKYKKGRLNPDPEKALARHELEITLDEYLKASKYLVKNKGKIILIYHPSRLMELLNEFEHLNIRSCRIQFIHSRIDKEAKMVMVEGIKNGKNDTTILKPLIVYEKIGEYSQEIRDIYKRMGI, encoded by the coding sequence TTGAAACTCTTACAAAAAGAAAAGGGATACAGGTCATCATTAGACCCTATCTTGTTAGCCGATTTTATCTCAGCAGAAAATGGTGATAGGATTATAGACCTTGGAACGGGTAATGGCATCATAGCAGTCCTTTTAGCACTGAGATATGCAAAAACCACTGTGATAGGAATAGATATTCAGAATAGTTTAATAGAACTGGCAAGAAAGAATGTTAAGTTAAACAACCTCCAAGAAAGAGTAGAAATAAAAAATTTAGATATCAGGGATGTAAATAAATCTCTTGCATCTGAATCATTTGATATTGTGGTCGGAAACCCGCCCTATAGAAAATACAAAAAAGGCCGTTTAAACCCGGATCCGGAAAAAGCCCTAGCCAGACATGAATTAGAGATAACCTTAGATGAATACCTCAAAGCCTCTAAATATCTTGTCAAGAATAAAGGAAAGATTATTCTCATATATCATCCCTCAAGATTAATGGAACTCCTTAATGAGTTCGAGCATTTAAATATCAGGTCATGCCGTATCCAGTTTATCCATTCCAGAATAGATAAAGAGGCAAAGATGGTTATGGTCGAAGGAATAAAGAATGGAAAGAACGATACAACCATCCTAAAACCCCTTATTGTTTATGAAAAAATTGGAGAATACTCCCAGGAAATAAGAGATATCTATAAAAGGATGGGAATATGA
- a CDS encoding nitrilase-related carbon-nitrogen hydrolase — translation MIGLKKKLEISNIWESMNLTYAKMLSQFICFVNRVGYEDGINFWGGSEIVNPPGEKIIKGKYFEQEMIIAEIDIEEIRRDRIPPMIQKDEDREMTIKELKRIQKKNAKKEF, via the coding sequence TTGATAGGGCTAAAGAAAAAATTGGAGATCAGCAACATATGGGAGAGCATGAATTTAACCTATGCCAAGATGTTGAGCCAGTTTATTTGTTTTGTAAATAGGGTGGGTTATGAAGATGGGATAAACTTCTGGGGAGGTTCAGAAATAGTAAATCCTCCTGGGGAAAAGATCATCAAAGGTAAATATTTTGAGCAAGAAATGATTATCGCCGAGATTGACATAGAAGAGATAAGAAGAGATAGAATTCCACCAATGATTCAAAAAGATGAAGATAGAGAAATGACTATAAAAGAACTAAAAAGAATTCAGAAAAAAAATGCAAAAAAAGAATTTTAA
- a CDS encoding inositol monophosphatase family protein — protein MKETKRENLLDTAIEAAKAGGAILKKNYGQPIKVEHKGAIDLVTEVDKLSEKVIIDIIKKKYPEHTILSEEKGLKKKGSPYKWIVDPLDGTTNYAHGYPVFCVSVALEIDREVVLGVIYDPILEEIFIAQKGKGAYLNGKKISVSKIQSLSDSLLVTGFPYDIRKNTDDNINHFRNFCKRAQAVRRPGSAALDLCYVAIGRFEGFWEMKLFPWDVAAGALLVREAGGKVTDFKGNSFDIYGKEVLASNGFVHKAMVEVLASK, from the coding sequence ATGAAAGAGACAAAAAGGGAGAATCTGCTTGATACGGCGATTGAGGCTGCAAAAGCAGGTGGGGCAATATTAAAGAAAAACTATGGCCAACCCATCAAAGTAGAGCATAAAGGGGCAATCGATCTCGTTACTGAAGTAGATAAACTTTCTGAGAAGGTCATTATTGATATTATTAAGAAGAAGTATCCTGAACACACAATCCTTTCTGAAGAAAAGGGCCTTAAGAAGAAGGGCTCTCCTTATAAGTGGATTGTTGACCCTCTCGATGGGACGACAAATTATGCACACGGGTATCCCGTGTTTTGTGTCTCAGTTGCCCTTGAAATTGATAGAGAGGTTGTTTTAGGGGTAATCTATGACCCTATTTTAGAAGAAATATTTATAGCCCAAAAAGGGAAGGGTGCATATTTAAATGGCAAGAAAATCTCTGTTTCCAAGATCCAAAGTCTCTCTGACTCTCTATTAGTTACTGGCTTTCCCTATGATATCAGGAAGAACACAGACGATAATATCAATCACTTTAGGAATTTCTGTAAAAGAGCTCAGGCGGTTAGAAGACCCGGTTCTGCTGCCCTCGATTTATGTTATGTTGCCATAGGGAGGTTTGAAGGTTTTTGGGAAATGAAGTTGTTTCCATGGGATGTAGCTGCTGGTGCATTACTGGTTAGAGAAGCCGGTGGAAAAGTAACGGATTTCAAGGGAAACAGTTTTGATATATATGGAAAAGAGGTCCTGGCCAGTAATGGTTTCGTCCATAAAGCCATGGTAGAGGTGCTGGCCTCGAAATAG